Genomic segment of Candidatus Methylomirabilota bacterium:
CTCCAGCCGGCGCCGTCACGCCGGCCGCTCTGGGCCTTCTGGCTGGCCCCGGCCTGCGCCTCGCTGGCCACCGCGCTGGCCATGCTCCTGTGGCTGGCCCCCTCGCTGCCGCGGGCGCCGGCCATCGACTCGGCGGAGCTCGTGGAGCGCGCGGTCCTGGCCGAGCACGCGCGCAACATCTTCTGGGGCCAGTCGCGCGCCGACGTGGTGCCGGCCGCCCTGCCCCGCGCCATCGAGGAGAGCGGCGTCGGCCTGAACTGGGTCTTCACGGGCGACGACGACATCCGGCTCATCGACGCCAAGCCGACGTATCTGGAAGGCCGGCGCGGCATCGAGCTCACCTACCAGGACGTCGCCGGCCACACCATGACCTACATCATCGTGCCCGGCGGCACGGTGGCCCTGCCCGAGCGCGGCCGCGTGCAGATCGACCGCTGGCGGCCGGTGGTCAAGAAGGAGAACGGCTTCAGCCTCATCATGTGGCGCCAGCAGGGGCTGCTCTGCGTGATGGCCTCGGACCTGGTCTCCGACAAGGACCTCGACCGCTTCAAGCAGTACTTCGTGAAGGTCCGCTCCTCCACCGAGCCCTACGTCGTCTACTAGCCCTCTTCTCCCTCTCCCCTCCGGGGAGAGGGCAGGGTGAGGGGCTAGCTTCCCGCCCCTCCTCGACGCCCCACCACCGAGAAGAACTCGAAAGCGCGCGGATTCTTCTCATCGACCAGGATGTGCCGACTGTGGGTGATGGAGGCGATGTCAAAGCCCAGCACGTCCATCATCTGGGCGATGCATCCCTGCGACAGACGCCACCAGGTGTCCGATGGGCCGAGCCGCGTGGGCACGAATTCCATCTGGGCACCCGGGGCCGGATAGGCCGGCTCGGTCACGATCAGGACATCCCGGGTACGGCGCGCCGCAGAGCGCAGAGCCTCGAACGGATCCTGCAGGTGCAGCAGCACGGAGCCGAGAAACGCCACGTCGAAGTCGCCCAGGGCCTCGGGGAGCCGATAGATATCCCCGTAGCAGACCCTGGCGCTCGATCGCAGCGCGGCGTGCGCGAACCAGTACGCGTTGGTGAGCGCCTTCCACGACTCGCGCTTGTGCTGGACCGCCGCATCCAGGTCCGCGCCGGCCAGCGGAACGATGTCCCACCGGCCGTCCGGCGACATGTCGAAGGAGACCACGTCGGCCCCGCGCCGCTCCATCTCGAAGCTCGGGAAGCCGCTGGCCGCCCCGACATCCAGCACGCGCTTGCCCGCAAACGGAAAGCCCGCCAGGTAGTCCTCGATGCTCCGGCGCAAGTCCCACTGGCCCCCCACGACCCCGACGCCGGGCAGCTCCATGCGGTGATAGAAGTAGCAGCTCTCGATATCGCCAACCGGTCTCGGATCCGCATACGGGGTCATGCTCGCTCCATTCGCCGGGACGAAGCCTCCACCGTCCCCTGCACCACCCACGGTAGCGCCATCATTGCCCAGGCAACCATTGCCACCTCCGAGTCCCCGAAGTTGAACTCGGAGAGCCCCGCGACCAGGAATCCCACGATGGCCGCCAGGCTGCCGACGACGAGGGTGCGCTCGCTGGTCGCCTCCTCGGGCAACCGCCTCAGCACCACGATAGCTCGCGCGAAGAAGGCCCCCCAGATCCAGAGCCACGCGGCGAGGCCGAGCGCGCCGCGCTCCACCAGCATCTGGAGCGGCGTGTTGTGCACGTGCCCGGTGCGCTTCTTCACCGCCTCGGGCAGGGCGTAGCGCTCGTACACGCGCTTGAGCTCGCCGGGCCCGACCCCGAGCACCGGGTGCTCGCGCCAGATCGCCAGCCCGCTGCGCCACATGTAGACCCGCTCCTTCACCGTGGGGTCCTCGGGATTGCCCATGGTGAGGAATCGCTCGCGCAGGTGCTTCGGGCCGCCCAGCGTGCCGATCGCGAGCAGGACGAGACCGGCGAGCAGGAGCCACCGTCCCTTGCGGGTCAGCGGTAGCAGGGACAGCACCGCCGCACCGAATCCCATCCACGCCCCCCGCGTGTAGGTCGCGAGCAAGCCCAGCAGCGAGACCAGCCACGGCGCGATCGTCCAGCGCGCCACCGCGGCGCCCGGCAGGAGCCGAGGCAGGCCGGCCAGCAGCGCCAGGCTCAGCACGCCGGCCAGCGTCATGTAGATGCTGAAGAAGCCGCGCGCCCGGTAGCACCGGTGATACAGCCAGGAGGGCCAGCCGTAGTCCGGCTCGGGCCCCGGGCACGCCGCGGTCTGCAGCAGCCCGACCACCGCCGCGAGTGCCACCACCACGAGCAGCGCGGACAGAAACCGATGGCCGTCGGCAGGCCCGGGCAGCGCGTCGGCCGTCACGTACAGGGAGGCGACGAGCAGCAGCCCTTTCGAGGCGGCGAGCGCGGTCGTCGGGTGCCCGGAGGCCAGCGCCGAGACGAGGGTCACCGCGCTGAAGGCCAGGACCGGGGCCCAGAGCGGAAAGCGCGCGGCCGCCCGCGCGGCCGGATCGCGCAGGCGCCAGAGCCAGAGCAGCGTCAGCAGCGCGAGTGCGGACTCGGACAGCGTGATGGACACGCCGAGGCCCACGACGAACGCCCCGAAGACGGCGCGGTGGAGAGCGGTCAACTCAATGGGCGGGGCTACTCAATAGGCGTTGCGGTCGAAGAGCACGCGGAAGACGGTCAGCACGATGATCTTGAGGTCGAGCCCGAGGGACCAGCGCTCGATGTACTCGAGATCGTACTGGATGCGCTTCTCGAGCGAGGTGTTGCCCCGCAGGCCGTTCACCTGCGCCCATCCGGTCAGGCCGGACTTCACCTTGTGGCGGAGCATGTAGCCGGGCACGGTCCGGCGGAACTGCTCGACGAACACCGGCCGCTCCGGCCGGGGGCCCACCACGCTCATCTGGCCGCGCAGCACGTTCACGAACTGAGGAAGCTCGTCCAGGCTGAAGCGACGCAGGAAGGTGCCCAGACCGGTGCGGCGCGTGTCGCCCTCCGAGGCCCAGACCGGCCCCGTATCCGACTCGGCGTCCCGCCCCATCGTCCGGAACTTGAGCATCCGGAACCGCTGGCCGTCGAGTCCCATCCGATCTTGCGGG
This window contains:
- a CDS encoding methyltransferase domain-containing protein; translated protein: MTPYADPRPVGDIESCYFYHRMELPGVGVVGGQWDLRRSIEDYLAGFPFAGKRVLDVGAASGFPSFEMERRGADVVSFDMSPDGRWDIVPLAGADLDAAVQHKRESWKALTNAYWFAHAALRSSARVCYGDIYRLPEALGDFDVAFLGSVLLHLQDPFEALRSAARRTRDVLIVTEPAYPAPGAQMEFVPTRLGPSDTWWRLSQGCIAQMMDVLGFDIASITHSRHILVDEKNPRAFEFFSVVGRRGGAGS
- a CDS encoding O-antigen ligase family protein, with product MTALHRAVFGAFVVGLGVSITLSESALALLTLLWLWRLRDPAARAAARFPLWAPVLAFSAVTLVSALASGHPTTALAASKGLLLVASLYVTADALPGPADGHRFLSALLVVVALAAVVGLLQTAACPGPEPDYGWPSWLYHRCYRARGFFSIYMTLAGVLSLALLAGLPRLLPGAAVARWTIAPWLVSLLGLLATYTRGAWMGFGAAVLSLLPLTRKGRWLLLAGLVLLAIGTLGGPKHLRERFLTMGNPEDPTVKERVYMWRSGLAIWREHPVLGVGPGELKRVYERYALPEAVKKRTGHVHNTPLQMLVERGALGLAAWLWIWGAFFARAIVVLRRLPEEATSERTLVVGSLAAIVGFLVAGLSEFNFGDSEVAMVAWAMMALPWVVQGTVEASSRRMERA